cccaaaacaaaaaatttatatgaggcctctaaaaatatattcattttagGATAAAAGGTTAATAAAATCAActtgcattttttattttaattgacttgtaaattaataattaaaatttttataataaatttctcctaatattttgtttgaatcattttcaacaattttttttcctttcttgcaTCAAGATTAGAGtaaaaactatcaaaaaagaaagtcaagtggagaagtgaagagAAAATTTGACAAGTAACTCGATAAAAAAATGGATGACTAGAATAACACAATTAGTTTAATTGAACATCACaaaggaataaataaattcgtctggaacaaagaaaatgagaaatccCACTAATAAATAATCTTAAAATTCTCTCGATTTAAAAATCACATTTACAATGATATGAATTGTTTTTACCCAATGTCAAAGAGCTATTAAATACCTGTGAGTGCTAGGAGAATTAATAGGCACAATCTTTAAGATGATTAGCATTTTTGTTGAATTTATGGGTAGTTGATGGATAGAAGCATTaggaattttggaaaaaagtGAGCAATAAATTGATGGTTTATagtaagaaaattaaaatttatgaaaataaatattttaattttgtgcaactattatgaaattaattatgttaGAGTAGACTAATTAATACAATAAGGAACATGAGATTTATTAGGAATTAGTTTGGCaagtaaatttattatagATTAATACATATTTATGAAGAAATTGATAATTGTTGTTTCACGAAACTATGGGGATATATTTCTGGACTTGACCCAATaaaggataaaaaaataaatgcttTTGCTTTTGTTAGTTTACAGTAccggatttttcttttttggccaTAAATGATACATTGAATTGAAAAGGCCAATTTCTGATAAGACCTTCAcgtaaattataaataaattattcagaattctttaaaaaaatgcgAGTATGTGTTATTCACCTAGTGGTTGAGCAAtgcatatatttaaaaatgcaTTCTGAGTATATATAGTGGAGTTTTCCCACGAAAGGAGGCATTCTcttttttacatttctttttattaatttataattacacaAAAACAGTGAaacatttttcctttcttcacGAAAATACGGTTAATGGCTCATTTTCACTTTGTCTTCCTATTTATAGGAAATCAAGAAGGTAGAACAATATGACATTATTTATTGTACTTCTTTTCCAATGTATATCATTTGGTATACAAAAGCCAAATAAATCCCACTTAACCCAAATTTGAGATATGTCGACccactaaaaaataaattctctaAAAATGTGAATTTCTTCTATTCAAAATactcaaatttgaaatattaagCAGGTATATGTACCGATCCCTTCAACCAAACAAACTTGGTTaatctcatttattttttcttttacaaacAATAACACAAATCATTGCCAGTAGGGAATTAtaaatggggaaaaaaaagcaGCTAACAACAACTTAAGGGCATCCCTTCTAGAATATATTGGTGTTGATGGAGCTGAAactacaattaaaaaaaaaaaagtgacatGAAAGCTTAGAATAATATTGCTTAGAAGTCGGGTACGTCCGTTTGATGAATAACGTGAGACAAACTACAGTCCTCCGCTCTACCAGCTGAGCTAAAGCCGGATTCACGAAGTCGGGTACGTCTGtgatcaaatttaaaatctgtATAAATTTACTAAACGAGGATAAGGTAACTGCATTTCTTCGCTATCAACACGAAGGAGCTCTTCATGAAAACTCGTATGGTTCTCCGGTGGTATGCTTGAAACGAACACTCTCTTATTCAACTCGTGAACTGATCTGTCTTATGATTGTCCATCTGATTGTAATATTTGTTTGCATCCATCTCTATTTGGTCCCTGCTGCTAAAGATTAAAGAACGTGGTACCCATGCAGACGCAGCCGGATCAACTTTGTCAAAAAGTGGCtcttaaatttaaaagtttgtTCTAAAGGTGTCAATACTTAGACTACCTTCAGCCGCCGTCTCTGTCGCGTCTCTCTTGCCCACGTGACGTGAGAGAGAAACGTGCGATAATGTTATTGAGTGTATCTTTGAATGAAGTTGCGATTATGTGACAGTGAAGTACCCACTTCAAAGATTTAATTCAGAGACTATGGACGGAAATAGTGCAAATAACTTTCAGTTTAATCttgataaaatttcaaaagttaaaagaaatgatataaaataCATTGTGAACCCACTTTCTTTTTTACGATTTTTCACTTGTAAatataaggaaaaatgaaatttaagtATAACGTACAACACAAagtgaaaacaaaaaagttaTCGAACAAATAAACTTAATCTAGATGTCAGTTATTCAAGAAATGGGATTTAGTGAAGGAATGCACGCCCTCATTTAAAAATCAAGAAGTTTTATATTTGTCTCATTTATTTAGGTTATTCTTTTGACTTTTCCTTTATTCCGtccaaagaaaaatatgtaatTCCCTCCCATGCAAACTTATAAGAACCAAATTCTATTTAAGAAAAGAAGATATAGTATAATGACACTCGGGTTAGGATCGAAACCAAAAATTCACGTACTTAATTCTAGAATTTTTGTACTCTTTTATTTCGTATTTTTCTACCCCATCCAGGGCAATTAGCCCTCCTTTGTAACGAAATTTTATACCTCCCACGTTTTACTTCCTCTAGTGACTCGTGCAGTCACGCCTCCTCCTTCGTGACTCCAATCTTGTGCACAATATGCGCTTTGTCCGACAATTTGCTTTCGGGATTCCTCTCCTCTCATTCTTTTAATTCGTAACATAACTTGTTTTTTGTCGGGCAATTGTAAAGGTTTTATAGTAGTTATTGTTATGTACTTAAAATAAACgtgtatttatattttttcaatattactAAAAATTAATTCCGTTTAACACTATTTATTCTTCATTACGAGATTGAactttttcagttataaaaaaattatgagtttAATATTGTGTTTGGTATTTGAATtgagtttttgttttaattgattgtaataattgtattgttaaattataaaaaaaatgtaaaaaaataataaatagtttaaacaaagtaatgattaagtaatgattgtattgttggattgtgaaaaaagtaataaatagttaagagaatttagtattaaaaattgaattgaatgattaaaaaaaattaaagaaaaaggaaaaagtaataattgtgttgttgaattaaaggtaagtgaaattaagttgagtttggttaaaaaaattttggacaAATAAAAGTGTTGGTTGAGTGGTAAGCAGCTCACATTCGTAAGGAGGAGAATACAAGTTCGAACCCCGAAAATCGCACTTATTGGAAGagagaataacctttaatacTCGATTTTCTGACTGAATTAATCAGAATCCATTCAGCTTATGAATACcaaaatacatataaaaaaaaaatctaaagcAAACGGGGAATAATTGATAAAAGGAATGAGTAATCCTTACTGGATATGTCCCTCTCCCTTGCTCTTCTGCCCTCGAGTTGAGTACGGGAAGTCTGTTAGTTCCATCGCCGCCATGGACGCTTCCCTGAAACAGAGccaccatcaccatcaccCCCACCACAACCACCATCACCCTCGGCACAGCCACTGCCACCACCACTGCCACTTTGTCTGTCAACGTGGCCACCGCCACTTCATCTGTCACCACCGGGCTCACTCCCCTGCTCTTGCTGCCGCTCCTCTGCCCCCTGCTCTTCAACATCCAGATGCTGTCGCCGCAGTTATCCAGCCCCGCGGCCTCAATTCGGAGACTTTCCAGTCTGGAGAACCACAGCGCGATGAATCTCTTGCGACTCAGTAAGTCGGTTCCGTTTGTGTTCTCTTTCATGTTCTGTCATCTTTCCTTCGTTTCGGATTACGAGGCTGTCGTTTCCCGGAATGCTCAATCAATTACAATGGGATAAATCAGAACAAGAATCAGTGAGATGTCCGTGCCTGTTCATTTCGTAATCTCTTGTAGGTTAGAATTGAACATGAAATCTATGGTCTTTTTGTCTGATTATTTGGAGATTTTTGTGAGGTTGTATGCAATTAGGGTGAGCAGATTAACCCCTAATAAAATTGTGCGGGCATTGATTTGTTAATTGTGATGCTACGTGAACAAGATGACTTTAGATTATAATCTAGATGTCGATTCATCCGAAGAGAATACGAGGACTCTCAGTTTTCTGTCCTCGGAAGGGCTAGAAGACGAGAAAATATACATGGAACGTGATCAACGAATAAATGTTATCATCGTTGACAGGGTCTTATGTTGTGGTTTGCGAATTTGGTTTGCGGGATAAGCATCTTCTGTCCATGTTATGATAGCATCGAGTGTTCATGAGGACAAAAACTACTGAAGAAAAACTTTAGTAGAACTGTTCAGATTAACCCATTCGATCTCTATTTCTCCATATTGTTAACACGAGTTATTCAATGAAATGTTTGAGTTATTCAAAGTGGGAAAACCAGAGGATGCATGAAATGAAGCCTTGTCCTTCACAGTAAATAGTGTACAAGAAAGAACTGCCTGTGTTTTTCCCCGCAATTCTTCCCTTTAATGGATACGACATCTTAGTTCCGGGAAACCTGTCTATCCTGTGTATTAGCATAACTCTCGCTTCCATCTCTTGACTTGCTCAGTCTAGTAACCTTACAGTCTGGAGTCTGCCTAATCTGTTTGATGTTGTCTAGTACTGTTTCTTTTACGTGATTTATCTGTGCATCTGCTGGGTCTTGCCTAGTCTTTTTGGGATTATGCTTGTAGCTTGCTCAATACTGAGTTTGAGTTTCCATCATTTGGTTGGTGAAATAGGATGTCGCAAGAGCAGGAACATAATGAGCAGATTGGGGAGGATTATGATGATTATGATGAAGAACCCGTGTTTGTTCTAACTGATGAGTGGAAGGAGTTCTTTGCAAAGTCCGAGGCTAAAAGAAAACAAGGTATTCTTATGCCCCCTATAGTAAGTGTCATTTGAACCGATAATCATGTTGCACTGCAAGTTCCATTTTCAATACCTTCTTCTATTTAATTTATGCAGACAAAAAGCGGGCCAAGAAGAAGGGAAATCTATGATAGGATGGTAAAGGTACTAAAACGCGAAGAGCATTTCCTTCTCTTAGCTCACTAAAATGAAGATTTTCCCTTTGAGGTTCCAAGTTTGTGTGAGAGGGAGATTTCTTGATGAAGTTTGTGTCCTTTGTACATGGAAATAGGATGTGAACATAGAAAACTTGCATTACACTGAACAATAGgcaattatcaatttaatttctgcaaTCTCATCATAGCAATCAATGATACAGCTTCCAGTGCTTGATCAATGTGCCTTTACAATAGGACAGATTTAGAATCCAAACTGTTCTCAAGATCAAATTTTAAGCTTTCAGGTttcgatttctttttcttccttctccaTGGTCACCGATCTTTGCTTGCAAGCATTCCTCAAAGTGCGCTAGAATTCCCCATGGCAGCTTCATCAAATTGACATTTGAATTTGATAAACTGACCCTACTCGCTTCAGCAACTATAAGTCATGATGAAGCCCCATGGTTAGTATCAAATCCTTTTGCACAAAGAAAATGCCACAGCAAGAAACACGACTTGGTGACCACAAATAATGCCAATAACTGACTCTACCTGATGACTTATGGCTTCAGAGCTAACTTGTTGAAAGCTGCGCTTATTCTCTCTTCTGTAATCATTCTGTGGTTCTCGTAGAAATCAAGTATCTCCATCGAT
Above is a window of Punica granatum isolate Tunisia-2019 chromosome 7, ASM765513v2, whole genome shotgun sequence DNA encoding:
- the LOC116213896 gene encoding homeobox-leucine zipper protein HOX21-like, translated to MSNPYWICPSPLLFCPRVEYGKSVSSIAAMDASLKQSHHHHHPHHNHHHPRHSHCHHHCHFVCQRGHRHFICHHRAHSPALAAAPLPPALQHPDAVAAVIQPRGLNSETFQSGEPQRDESLATQMSQEQEHNEQIGEDYDDYDEEPVFVLTDEWKEFFAKSEAKRKQDKKRAKKKGNL